A part of Candidatus Manganitrophaceae bacterium genomic DNA contains:
- a CDS encoding ATP-dependent 6-phosphofructokinase — MKIGVLTGGGDAPGLNAVIRAIVKTSKVKYNCDVIGIEEGFEGLLSPVKVRPMTPWTIRGILPTGGTILGTTSTINPMQMTRTVDGKQEQFDLSGELKTNIEALELSGLIVIGGDGTLKIADHLYKMGIPTIGIPKTIDNDIPDTDLTFGFHTAVNTATEALDKLHTTAESHHRVIVVEVMGRYVGWIALEAGLAGGADVILIPEIPFQLDLICKKILSRYEQGSRFSIVVVAEGAKPVGGEMSILKRSETGYALRLGGVGDKVGEEISRCTKMDVRVTVLGHIQRGGSPTPDDRILATRFGVAAIDLFAQGRFGEMVCLKGTEICSVSLSEATQGLKFVPADGEMVRTAESLGISFGR; from the coding sequence ATGAAAATCGGTGTTTTAACCGGAGGCGGCGACGCCCCGGGGCTGAATGCGGTGATTCGCGCGATCGTCAAAACGTCCAAGGTCAAATACAACTGCGACGTCATCGGTATCGAGGAAGGGTTTGAGGGGCTTCTTTCGCCGGTTAAAGTCAGGCCGATGACCCCCTGGACCATCCGCGGGATTCTTCCGACCGGCGGGACGATTCTAGGGACAACCAGCACCATCAACCCGATGCAGATGACCAGAACCGTTGACGGAAAACAGGAGCAGTTTGACCTCTCGGGTGAGCTGAAAACAAACATCGAGGCGCTCGAGCTCTCGGGATTGATCGTCATCGGCGGAGACGGAACCCTCAAGATCGCCGATCACCTTTACAAGATGGGAATTCCAACAATTGGGATTCCGAAAACGATCGATAACGACATCCCCGACACCGATTTGACTTTCGGGTTCCATACCGCCGTCAACACCGCCACGGAAGCGCTCGATAAGCTTCATACCACGGCGGAGAGCCATCATCGAGTCATTGTCGTCGAGGTGATGGGACGATATGTCGGATGGATCGCGCTGGAAGCCGGCCTGGCCGGAGGAGCCGATGTCATCCTGATCCCTGAAATTCCTTTTCAACTTGATTTAATCTGCAAGAAAATTCTGTCTCGTTATGAACAAGGAAGCCGCTTCTCGATTGTGGTGGTGGCGGAAGGGGCCAAGCCGGTCGGCGGCGAGATGTCGATCCTCAAACGTTCTGAGACCGGCTATGCGCTTCGCCTCGGTGGCGTCGGAGACAAGGTTGGGGAAGAGATCAGCCGCTGCACCAAGATGGACGTCCGGGTGACCGTTCTCGGTCATATCCAGCGGGGCGGATCACCCACCCCCGATGATCGCATTTTAGCGACCCGCTTTGGAGTGGCCGCAATCGACCTGTTCGCCCAGGGCCGATTTGGAGAAATGGTCTGTTTAAAGGGGACCGAGATCTGCTCCGTTTCCCTGTCGGAGGCCACCCAGGGCCTGAAGTTCGTTCCTGCCGACGGCGAGATGGTCCGGACTGCAGAATCGCTTGGGATCTCATTCGGCCGATGA
- the priA gene encoding primosomal protein N' — protein MFHYRLPATMEPQRLEPGARLLVPFGRSQRLAFFVRRVDQPDVAETKEVLAVLDGEASIPRRLFDLLLWITDYYLAPMGAVIKGAFPQGIHAVVCRHFDLTEEGKQADREKRASLQEEILSFLDETGSQSEPDLRKRFAAPSLPRSLSLLKKKGWITERWEVMPPAVRKKFRRSVSLLEAADETASVMDSLQRRAPQQAQVIEILRAAGGSLPVAAFEASLRAPLKRLLEKGLIGESQEAVSRIPRKGAGFPVKGELLLNAAQQGAVDQIVSTLEEKKFAPFLLHGITGSGKTEVYLRAIEKAVSLGRGAILLVPEIGLTAQLVARFHSRFGEAVALFHSGLSPGERYDEWSRVREGKAQIAIGVRSAIFAPFEEVGIIIVDEEHDASYKQEDGVHYHARDMALVRAKQSNAVVVLGSATPSFESFHNSQTGKYRYLHLPGRIDARPLPTVKIIDLRKKEEWVRPFLTRPLISEIGKRLDNREQAMIFINRRGFSPALLCGDCGYLPYCIRCSVSLTYHKKTTRLVCHYCGFQMVPPAECPECQGVRLIHLGIGTEQVEEELRKLFPAARIARLDRDTTQKKEAHHKILAAMAQREIDLLVGTQMIAKGHDFPQVTLVGVLCADLSLHFPDFRAAERTFQLLAQVSGRAGRGERPGEVMIQTFQPQHDAIAAAAAHDYSGFYEREIAFRKEMGYPPFYRLTLLLLSHVEEARVADRAAALGDLISQVLPPPKKGDAEREVSLLGPAPAPLARLRGEYRYQILLKGKEQRKIAAILKESLNRWKGMERKGVRLEVNIDPQNFV, from the coding sequence ATGTTTCATTACCGCCTCCCGGCGACGATGGAGCCGCAGCGGCTGGAACCGGGAGCGCGCCTTTTGGTTCCGTTCGGCCGCAGCCAACGTCTGGCGTTCTTTGTCCGACGGGTCGATCAACCCGATGTAGCAGAGACCAAAGAGGTCCTCGCCGTCTTAGACGGCGAAGCGTCGATCCCGCGCCGGCTCTTCGATCTGCTCCTCTGGATTACCGATTATTATCTGGCCCCGATGGGAGCGGTCATCAAAGGGGCTTTTCCACAAGGAATCCATGCCGTGGTCTGCCGGCATTTTGATTTGACGGAAGAAGGAAAACAGGCTGATCGAGAAAAGCGGGCTTCGCTCCAGGAGGAGATTCTCTCCTTCCTTGACGAAACAGGGTCCCAAAGTGAGCCGGACCTTCGCAAACGGTTCGCCGCACCCTCCCTGCCGCGATCGCTCTCCCTCTTAAAGAAAAAAGGATGGATCACCGAGCGATGGGAGGTGATGCCTCCCGCCGTCCGAAAGAAATTTCGGCGGTCTGTCTCCCTGCTTGAAGCGGCCGACGAGACTGCCTCTGTGATGGACTCTCTTCAGCGCAGAGCACCGCAGCAGGCCCAGGTCATCGAGATCCTTCGGGCGGCGGGAGGATCGCTCCCGGTCGCTGCCTTTGAAGCGTCGCTTCGCGCGCCTTTGAAGCGACTTTTGGAGAAAGGGCTGATTGGAGAATCTCAAGAGGCTGTCTCCCGAATTCCACGCAAAGGCGCCGGCTTTCCGGTGAAGGGGGAACTCCTCCTCAATGCGGCACAGCAGGGGGCGGTCGATCAAATCGTCTCGACGCTGGAGGAAAAAAAGTTTGCTCCCTTCCTCCTGCACGGCATCACCGGGAGTGGAAAAACAGAGGTCTACCTTCGCGCGATTGAAAAGGCGGTCTCGTTGGGGCGCGGCGCCATCCTCCTCGTTCCGGAAATCGGGTTGACCGCGCAGCTGGTCGCCCGATTTCACAGCCGGTTTGGGGAGGCGGTTGCCCTCTTCCACAGCGGTCTTTCGCCGGGGGAGCGCTATGACGAATGGAGCCGGGTCCGGGAGGGAAAAGCACAGATCGCAATCGGCGTTCGGTCGGCGATCTTCGCTCCCTTTGAAGAGGTCGGAATCATTATCGTCGATGAAGAGCACGATGCCTCTTATAAACAAGAAGACGGGGTTCACTACCATGCACGGGACATGGCGCTGGTTCGGGCGAAGCAGTCGAATGCGGTGGTTGTGTTGGGATCGGCGACCCCCTCCTTCGAATCGTTTCATAACAGTCAGACCGGAAAGTATCGGTATCTCCATCTGCCGGGACGGATCGACGCCCGCCCGTTGCCGACGGTCAAGATCATCGATCTGAGAAAGAAAGAGGAGTGGGTCCGGCCATTTCTTACCCGGCCGCTGATCTCGGAGATCGGGAAGCGGCTCGACAACCGGGAACAGGCGATGATCTTTATCAATCGGCGCGGTTTTTCTCCCGCCCTTCTCTGCGGCGATTGCGGATATCTCCCCTATTGTATCCGCTGCAGCGTCTCGTTGACTTATCATAAGAAGACGACCCGTCTGGTCTGCCACTACTGCGGATTTCAAATGGTTCCGCCGGCGGAGTGTCCCGAATGCCAAGGGGTTCGTTTGATCCACCTTGGAATCGGAACCGAGCAGGTTGAAGAAGAACTTCGAAAGCTCTTCCCTGCGGCCCGGATCGCTCGGTTGGACCGCGACACCACCCAGAAAAAAGAAGCACATCACAAAATCCTGGCGGCGATGGCGCAGCGGGAGATCGACCTTCTGGTCGGCACGCAGATGATTGCGAAGGGACATGATTTTCCACAGGTGACGCTGGTCGGCGTCCTCTGCGCCGACCTCTCGCTCCACTTTCCCGACTTTCGCGCGGCGGAACGGACCTTTCAACTCTTGGCCCAGGTGTCGGGCCGGGCCGGCCGGGGCGAGCGGCCCGGGGAGGTGATGATCCAAACGTTCCAGCCGCAGCACGATGCCATCGCGGCCGCGGCGGCACATGACTATTCCGGATTTTATGAGCGGGAGATCGCTTTCCGAAAAGAGATGGGTTATCCCCCTTTTTACCGCTTGACCCTGCTCCTTCTCAGCCATGTTGAGGAGGCGCGCGTGGCCGATCGAGCGGCCGCTCTCGGCGATCTCATTTCACAGGTTCTTCCCCCTCCGAAGAAAGGAGATGCGGAACGAGAAGTGTCCCTCCTCGGCCCGGCGCCGGCGCCGCTGGCGCGCCTGCGCGGAGAATACCGATATCAAATTTTGCTTAAAGGAAAAGAGCAGAGGAAGATCGCGGCCATCCTCAAGGAGAGCTTGAATCGCTGGAAGGGAATGGAGCGAAAGGGGGTCCGGTTGGAGGTGAACATCGACCCTCAGAACTTTGTCTAA
- a CDS encoding peptidylprolyl isomerase — MILKGLATLFLVTLFASPLPLLSLARAADDEIANVNGASITTEEFQKRMQRLTSEGQGNFDSPEGKEELLDILISREVLSQEGKRLGVDKKKEVKDRIDELTKEVMISEVVNQLAAEKLTDAEMKKYYNKNKGEFKEVHASHILVKTEDEAKEVKKKLDQGADFGALAKEKSTDPGSAPRGGDLGFFTKDKMVKPFADAAFALKPNEISKPVQSPFGFHVIKVTEAREPKSFEELTPAQVQGLRGTMINNEIDQLKEKAKIKVNKDRLQKISTPAAPPMGGPGEHSGEHSMSAPPAQK, encoded by the coding sequence ATGATTTTGAAAGGGCTTGCCACACTCTTCCTTGTGACGCTCTTCGCGTCCCCTTTACCGCTCCTCTCCCTTGCCCGCGCTGCGGACGACGAGATTGCCAACGTCAATGGCGCGTCGATCACCACGGAGGAATTTCAGAAACGGATGCAGCGATTGACCAGTGAGGGACAAGGGAATTTCGACTCTCCTGAGGGTAAAGAGGAGTTACTCGACATTTTGATCTCGCGCGAGGTCTTAAGCCAGGAAGGAAAACGGCTCGGTGTAGATAAAAAGAAAGAGGTAAAGGACCGGATCGACGAGCTGACCAAAGAAGTGATGATCAGTGAAGTGGTCAATCAGCTTGCCGCCGAAAAACTGACCGATGCCGAGATGAAGAAGTACTATAACAAGAATAAGGGTGAATTCAAGGAAGTACACGCAAGCCACATCTTGGTAAAAACGGAAGATGAAGCAAAAGAGGTAAAAAAGAAACTGGATCAGGGGGCCGACTTCGGCGCCTTGGCGAAGGAAAAGTCAACCGATCCGGGAAGCGCCCCCCGCGGCGGCGATCTCGGCTTTTTCACCAAAGATAAGATGGTCAAGCCGTTCGCCGATGCCGCCTTTGCCTTAAAGCCTAATGAGATAAGCAAGCCGGTTCAAAGCCCTTTCGGCTTTCACGTTATTAAAGTCACCGAGGCCCGGGAGCCGAAGAGTTTCGAAGAGCTCACCCCCGCCCAAGTCCAGGGACTCCGCGGTACGATGATCAACAATGAAATCGATCAACTCAAAGAAAAAGCAAAAATCAAGGTCAATAAAGATCGGCTTCAGAAAATCTCAACACCGGCCGCTCCTCCCATGGGGGGCCCCGGGGAACATTCCGGGGAGCATTCGATGTCCGCTCCTCCAGCGCAGAAATAA